From one Nycticebus coucang isolate mNycCou1 chromosome 14, mNycCou1.pri, whole genome shotgun sequence genomic stretch:
- the LOC128565825 gene encoding olfactory receptor 52A1-like: protein MSVSNVTIYMPSVLTLIGIPGLESVQGWIGIPFCAMFLIAMIGNTILLIVIKSERGLHEPMYIFLGMLAATDIALASSIVPKMLGIFWFNMPEIFFDSCLLQMWLIHTLQCTESGILLAMALDRFVAICHPLRHATIFTHQLISQIGITVILRAAILVAPSLVLIKCRFQFYRTTVISHSYCEHMAIVKLAVANVRINKIYGLFVAFTVAGFDLIFITLSYIQIFTTVFHLPQKEARFKAFNTCIAHICVFLQFYLLAFFSFFTHRFGSHIPPYIHILFSSIYLLVPPFLNPLVYGVKTKQIRIHVIKMFCS from the coding sequence ATGTCTGTTTCCAATGTAACAATCTACATGCCTTCTGTGCTGACGCTAATAGGGATCCCAGGCCTAGAATCTGTGCAGGGCTGGATTGGGATTCCATTCTGTGCCATGTTTCTCATTGCTATGATTGGAAACACCATCCTTCTGATCGTTATCAAGTCAGAGCGCGGTCTCCATGAGCCCATGTACATTTTCTTAGGCATGCTAGCAGCCACTGACATTGCACTCGCTAGCAGCATTGTACCTAAGATGCTTGGAATCTTCTGGTTTAATATGCCTGAAATCTTCTTTGATTCCTGCTTGCTTCAAATGTGGCTCATCCACACACTTCAGTGTACAGAGTCAGGCATCCTGCTGGCCATGGCCCTGGACCGTTTTGTGGCCATCTGTCACCCACTGAGACATGCCACCATCTTCACCCACCAGCTTATCTCCCAAATAGGTATTACAGTCATACTCAGAGCTGCCATTCTTGTAGCCCCATCCCTAGTACTAATAAAGTGCCGATTTCAATTTTATCGCACAACTGTTATATCCCACTCTTACTGTGAGCATATGGCTATTGTGAAACTAGCTGTGGCAAATGTTCGAATCAACAAAATATATGGTTTGTTTGTGGCCTTCACCGTTGCGGGGTTTGACCTCATATTCATCACATTGTCCTATATCCAGATATTTACCACAGTTTTCCATTTACCTCAGAAGGAAGCTCGGTTTAAGGCATTCAATACCTGCATTGCACACATTTGCGTCTTCCTTCAGTTTTACCTCCTggccttcttctccttctttacACACAGGTTTGGTTCTCACATCCCCCCGTATATCCATATTCTCTTTTCTAGCATTTACTTACTGGTCCCTCCATTTCTCAATCCACTTGTCTATGGTGTGAAGACTAAGCAGATTCGTATtcatgtgataaaaatgttctgttcATAA